GCAACGCAGTGTGATAGGCGAGCAGTGTTTGCACGAGCCGCTGGTGCTGCACTCAGACAACGGCGCGCCAATGAAATCGGTGACGCTGTTAAGCAAGATGTATGAACTGGGCATCACCCCGTCACGTGGGCGACCGCGTGTCAGCAACCACAATCCTTACTCGGAGTCGCTGTTCAGGACACTGAAGTACTGCCCGCAATGGCCGCAGGATGGGTTTGCCAGTCTTGACGCGGCACGCCTCTGGGTGAGGGATTTCATGCGTTGGTACAACAATGATCACCGGCACAGCCGAATCCGCTTCGTGACACCGGCTGAGCGGCATCGAGGGCTGGATCATCAGATCCTGGCCAAGCGACATGAGCTGTACGAGCTAGCCAGAGAGAAAAGGCCGGAGCGGTGGTCGAGGGAGACACGCAACTGGGAACCGATCGGCACCGTGCTGTTAAACCCGGATCGAGAGCAAGACGTTGAGAAAAAAGCAGCATAGTTAGACGGTTGACGCGACAACTACCTTGAAAAACGCCGCAGGGACGCTCATGATTCATGCACCAAGCAGGTGGGGTGTTTTTCCGTCGCTTGGACTTTGTTCTCCCGACGTCGTTTGGAATGAGCATCCGTCCCTTTATATGGATAAAGAAGAGACTAGCATGACCAACCTACAGACTTTCGAGTTACCTACCGAGGTAACCGGCTGCGCCGCCGATATCTCATTGGGAAGGGCGCTGATCCAAGCCTGGCAAAAAGATGGCATTTTTCAGATCAAGACCGATAGTGAGCAGGATCGCAAAACGCAGGAAGCAATGGCTGCTAGCAAGCAGTTTTGCAAGGAACCGCTGACTTTTAAGAGTAGCTGCGTTAGCGATCTGACCTACAGCGGCTATGTTGCGTCAGGCGAGGAAGTCACAGCTGGTAAACCTGATTTCCCTGAAATCTTCACTGTCTGCAAGGACTTGTCGGTAGGCGATCAGCGTGTAAAAGCCGGCTGGCCTTGCCATGGTCCGGTGCCATGGCCAAATAACACCTATCAGAAAAGCATGAAGACCTTCATGGAAGAGCTGGGTTTAGCGGGCGAACGGTTGCTCAAACTGACAGCGCTCGGCTTTGAACTACCCATCAACACGTTCACCGACTTAACTCGCGATGGTTGGCACCACATGCGTGTATTACGCTTCCCGCCCCAAACATCCACGCTGTCCCGTGGAATTGGTGCGCACACTGACTATGGGTTGTTGGTAATTGCCGCTCAGGACGATGTTGGTGGCTTATATATTCGCCCTCCAGTCGAGGGAGAGAAGCGTAATCGTAACTGGTTGCCTGGTGAGAGCTCAGCAGGCATGTTTGAGCACGATGAACCTTGGACCTTCGTGACGCCCACCCCAGGCGTGTGGACAGTTTTCCCAGGTGATATCTTGCAGTTCATGACCGGCGGCCAGCTGCTTTCCACTCCGCACAAGGTTAAGCTCAATACCCGCGAACGTTTCGCCTGCGCTTATTTTCATGAGCCTAATTTTGAAGCATCCGCCTATCCGTTGTTCGAGCCCAGCGCCAATGAGCGTATTCATTATGGTGAGCACTTTACCAACATGTTTATGCGTTGCTATCCAGATCGGATCACCACCCAGAGCATCAACAAGGAGAATCGCCTGGCGCACTTGGAGGACTTGAAGAAGTATTCGGACACCCGCGCGACAGGCTCATGAGTCGACACCCTGCCCGGTGCTGCCGGACAGGGGCCTTATCGTTACTGGTGACTAATAATTGGCATATCAATGTCCACTCAGCACCCAGATCTTATGATCTGGGTGCTGAGTGGAGCAATGTAACCATTATGCTGAGCGTTCCATCATGGTTTTGTTGCCCACGGGTAAGATTGAACGCACCACATCTATAGGCTCCCAGTTACGCGTCTGACCTGACCAGCGCTATTTTGTACATTTCATTCCGGGGCAGAACACCTAGTGTACCGTCTCAAAATTAACTTCGCTCATGCCTGCGTGGTCGTTGCCGCGCGGGCTCGCTGTATTTTGTTCAAAATATCTTCTCCCTTAGCGTTCCAAACGTAGCGAGTCGGCTGGGCATTTCGCAGTGCCAGAAATGTGGTGATTGAACTTTCCAATTCGCGAATCGAGCTGAAACTACCGTCGCGCAGGTATACCGTGATGTCACGAAAGAAGCGCTCAACCATGTTCATCCACGAACTTGAGGTCGGATATGGAATTTTCGAGCCAGGCCTTCACTTTCGGATGTTTGTGCGTGGCGTAGTTGTCGACGATCAGGTGCAATTGAAGGTGCTTGGGCGTTTCCCGATTG
This region of Pseudomonas cannabina genomic DNA includes:
- a CDS encoding 2OG-Fe(II) oxygenase family protein, whose protein sequence is MTNLQTFELPTEVTGCAADISLGRALIQAWQKDGIFQIKTDSEQDRKTQEAMAASKQFCKEPLTFKSSCVSDLTYSGYVASGEEVTAGKPDFPEIFTVCKDLSVGDQRVKAGWPCHGPVPWPNNTYQKSMKTFMEELGLAGERLLKLTALGFELPINTFTDLTRDGWHHMRVLRFPPQTSTLSRGIGAHTDYGLLVIAAQDDVGGLYIRPPVEGEKRNRNWLPGESSAGMFEHDEPWTFVTPTPGVWTVFPGDILQFMTGGQLLSTPHKVKLNTRERFACAYFHEPNFEASAYPLFEPSANERIHYGEHFTNMFMRCYPDRITTQSINKENRLAHLEDLKKYSDTRATGS